One region of Glycine max cultivar Williams 82 chromosome 9, Glycine_max_v4.0, whole genome shotgun sequence genomic DNA includes:
- the LOC100500693 gene encoding short-chain dehydrogenase TIC 32, chloroplastic isoform X1, whose amino-acid sequence MWWPFSRKEKEGSGFSSSSTAEEVTEGIDGTALTAIVTGASSGIGAETTRVLAMRGVHVIMGVKNMNAAKNIKETILKGIPSAKVDAMELDLSSMTSVRKFASEFISSSLPLNILINNAGIFGTPFMLSEDNIELQFATNHIGHFLLTNLLLDTMKKTTHESKKQGRIVNVSSQGHQFTYREGILFDKLNDQSSYQAFRAYGQSKLANILHANELARRLKEDGVDITANSLHPGAIATNIHRYNSVLTGLPGVVKKLLSYVVKNVQQGAATTCYVALHPQVRGISGEYFADSNIAKANSQGRDIDLAEKLWDFSMNLTK is encoded by the exons ATGTGGTGGCCGTTCAGcagaaaagagaaagagggtTCTGGATTTTCATCTTCTTCCACTGCCGAGGAAGTTACTGAAGGAATCGATGGCACTGCCCTCACTGCTATTGTTACAG GGGCATCTAGTGGTATTGGTGCTGAGACTACCCGTGTTCTTGCTATGCGTGGTGTCCATGTAATTATGGGGGTGAAAAATATGAATGctgcaaaaaatataaaagaaacaatACTTAAAGGGATTCCCTCAGCTAAAGTTGATGCTATGGAGTTAGACCTTAGTTCAATGACATCTGTTCGAAAATTTGCATCAGAGTTCATTTCTTCTAGTCTTCCACTAAACATTTTGAT AAACAATGCAGGAATTTTTGGAACCCCTTTCATGCTGTCTGAAGATAACATCGAACTACAATTTGCCACAAATCATATAG gtcattttcttttaacaaatcTGTTATTGGATACTATGAAGAAAACAACACATGAAAGTAAGAAACAAGGAAGAATTGTTAATGTCTCCTCACAGGGTCATCAATTCACCTATCGGGAAGGAATCCTTTTTGATAAACTTAATGATCAATCAAG TTATCAGGCATTCCGTGCATATGGACAGTCAAAGCTTGCTAACATTTTACATGCCAATGAACTTGCTAGACGTCTTAAG GAAGATGGGGTAGATATTACTGCTAATTCTCTTCATCCAGGAGCCATTGCCACCAATATCCATCGTTACAATAGTGTATTGACTG GACTACCAGGTGTAGTTAAGAAGTTGCTGAGTTATGTAGTTAAAAATGTTCAGCAG GGAGCAGCAACAACTTGCTATGTAGCATTGCACCCACAAGTGAGGGGAATTAGTGGTGAGTATTTTGCAGATAGTAATATTGCCAAAGCAAACTCACAAGGAAGGGACATTGATTTGGCTGAGAAACTCTGGGACTTCAGCATGAATTTGACCAAGTAG
- the LOC100500693 gene encoding short-chain dehydrogenase TIC 32, chloroplastic isoform X2 gives MWWPFSRKEKEGSGFSSSSTAEEVTEGIDGTALTAIVTGASSGIGAETTRVLAMRGVHVIMGVKNMNAAKNIKETILKGIPSAKVDAMELDLSSMTSVRKFASEFISSSLPLNILINNAGIFGTPFMLSEDNIELQFATNHIGHFLLTNLLLDTMKKTTHESKKQGRIVNVSSQGHQFTYREGILFDKLNDQSSYQAFRAYGQSKLANILHANELARRLKEDGVDITANSLHPGAIATNIHRYNSVLTGLPGVVKKLLSYVVKNVQQIVILPKQTHKEGTLIWLRNSGTSA, from the exons ATGTGGTGGCCGTTCAGcagaaaagagaaagagggtTCTGGATTTTCATCTTCTTCCACTGCCGAGGAAGTTACTGAAGGAATCGATGGCACTGCCCTCACTGCTATTGTTACAG GGGCATCTAGTGGTATTGGTGCTGAGACTACCCGTGTTCTTGCTATGCGTGGTGTCCATGTAATTATGGGGGTGAAAAATATGAATGctgcaaaaaatataaaagaaacaatACTTAAAGGGATTCCCTCAGCTAAAGTTGATGCTATGGAGTTAGACCTTAGTTCAATGACATCTGTTCGAAAATTTGCATCAGAGTTCATTTCTTCTAGTCTTCCACTAAACATTTTGAT AAACAATGCAGGAATTTTTGGAACCCCTTTCATGCTGTCTGAAGATAACATCGAACTACAATTTGCCACAAATCATATAG gtcattttcttttaacaaatcTGTTATTGGATACTATGAAGAAAACAACACATGAAAGTAAGAAACAAGGAAGAATTGTTAATGTCTCCTCACAGGGTCATCAATTCACCTATCGGGAAGGAATCCTTTTTGATAAACTTAATGATCAATCAAG TTATCAGGCATTCCGTGCATATGGACAGTCAAAGCTTGCTAACATTTTACATGCCAATGAACTTGCTAGACGTCTTAAG GAAGATGGGGTAGATATTACTGCTAATTCTCTTCATCCAGGAGCCATTGCCACCAATATCCATCGTTACAATAGTGTATTGACTG GACTACCAGGTGTAGTTAAGAAGTTGCTGAGTTATGTAGTTAAAAATGTTCAGCAG ATAGTAATATTGCCAAAGCAAACTCACAAGGAAGGGACATTGATTTGGCTGAGAAACTCTGGGACTTCAGCATGA